From a region of the Candidatus Ozemobacteraceae bacterium genome:
- a CDS encoding ankyrin repeat domain-containing protein, which translates to MARQTDHTSALLLVIGGAYVLSQLYLTGSRELGSPPEGVSRTESSPPYRVELSPHSSLHHAYANGRTALHLAAEAGLSDLVEVYLQRGAVVDARDNDGNTPLILAAGAGHKKTVSLLLSKGANIESRTNDGRTALLVALARKQGDAAKALVDAGADIKAVDNNGYTALYCAAESGLDEWVKRLLIMRLDPNAERIHGWTPLHAATHRGHPKCAQYLLEAGADPQKTEGYGHSSADIARGSGNIELRTLFMEYPSRTFTKPAWMNPPAENAPLLPEAFPETSRRRR; encoded by the coding sequence ATGGCACGACAAACCGATCATACGAGTGCGCTGCTGCTGGTCATCGGTGGCGCCTACGTCCTTTCCCAGCTGTATCTCACGGGCTCGCGGGAATTAGGTTCGCCCCCTGAGGGCGTCTCCCGCACGGAATCGTCGCCCCCCTACCGGGTGGAACTTTCCCCACATTCAAGCCTGCATCACGCCTACGCCAACGGACGCACCGCCCTGCATCTCGCGGCGGAAGCCGGATTGAGCGACCTCGTCGAGGTGTATCTCCAGCGGGGCGCGGTCGTCGACGCCCGCGACAACGACGGAAACACCCCTTTGATCCTCGCCGCGGGCGCCGGGCACAAGAAAACGGTCTCCCTTCTCCTCTCGAAAGGCGCGAATATCGAAAGCAGGACGAACGACGGCCGCACCGCCCTTCTCGTGGCGCTCGCCAGGAAGCAGGGTGATGCCGCAAAAGCGCTCGTCGATGCCGGAGCGGACATCAAGGCCGTCGACAACAACGGCTACACGGCCCTGTATTGCGCCGCCGAGAGCGGTCTCGACGAGTGGGTGAAGCGGCTTCTGATCATGCGCCTCGACCCGAATGCCGAACGGATCCACGGCTGGACCCCGCTCCATGCGGCGACCCACCGGGGGCATCCGAAATGCGCACAGTATCTGCTCGAAGCGGGCGCCGACCCGCAGAAAACAGAAGGATACGGGCACTCATCCGCCGACATCGCGCGGGGAAGCGGCAACATCGAACTCCGGACCCTCTTCATGGAGTATCCGTCGAGAACGTTCACCAAGCCCGCCTGGATGAACCCGCCGGCGGAAAACGCACCGCTGCTTCCCGAAGCCTTTCCCGAAACATCGCGTCGGCGACGCTAA
- a CDS encoding HigA family addiction module antitoxin: MTKNKKTVPPVHPGEILLEDFLKPMNISQYRLAVRIGVPPRRINEIVLGKRAITADTALRLGRFFDMEPQYWLNLQSWYDLEIAKDTVLHETLEEIIPWKRVS; the protein is encoded by the coding sequence ATGACGAAAAATAAAAAAACAGTGCCGCCGGTTCATCCCGGGGAGATTCTGCTCGAGGATTTTCTGAAGCCGATGAATATCAGCCAGTATAGGCTTGCCGTGCGCATCGGCGTCCCGCCCCGGCGAATCAACGAGATCGTTCTCGGAAAGCGGGCGATCACCGCCGATACCGCCCTGCGTCTCGGTCGGTTTTTCGATATGGAGCCGCAATACTGGCTGAATCTCCAGTCATGGTATGACCTCGAGATCGCCAAAGACACCGTTCTTCACGAAACGCTCGAAGAGATCATCCCC
- the msrB gene encoding peptide-methionine (R)-S-oxide reductase MsrB, whose product MNDRVVKTNEEWEKILTPDQYHVTREAGTEVPFSGEYVKFNENGVYTCVCCGAELFRSGDKFDTSCGWPSFSAPAAQTVLKAEADLSFGMRRIEVRCARCDAHLGHVFDDGPKPTGLRYCINSVALKFVPSEKPPR is encoded by the coding sequence ATGAACGACAGAGTCGTGAAAACGAACGAAGAGTGGGAGAAGATCCTGACTCCAGACCAGTATCATGTCACCCGGGAGGCCGGCACCGAGGTGCCGTTCTCGGGCGAGTATGTGAAGTTCAACGAGAACGGCGTCTATACCTGCGTGTGCTGCGGCGCCGAGCTGTTCCGGTCGGGCGACAAGTTCGACACGAGCTGCGGCTGGCCCAGTTTTTCTGCCCCGGCCGCACAGACCGTTCTCAAGGCCGAAGCCGATCTCAGCTTCGGCATGCGGCGCATCGAGGTGCGGTGCGCCCGCTGCGACGCCCATCTCGGCCACGTCTTCGACGACGGCCCCAAACCGACCGGCCTCCGCTACTGCATCAACTCCGTGGCCCTGAAGTTCGTCCCCTCGGAAAAACCACCCCGCTGA
- a CDS encoding carboxypeptidase regulatory-like domain-containing protein has product MRTVTSRRLGLAVVLAIAAVVILMSGCTERSPLVPVTYIDPSGASFTPGSQSVGSTAIVLTTPATTVVKNEDTGLFDLSGMVYDSISGKGVPNVSVTASPSFNVKTMTNGRFYLSGISAGLHQISFSAAGYEDFSYAFTLSTSGAIQPLLDVFLAKKTFSLTGRVVSKDVAATPVEGIDVTAEEIGGAKLGTTITTSTGEFFLSRIPAGLYKIGVGAKSDGSYEQWAQVEVFTNGTTQPANISVSVIPRSFSLQGYVKLDTTKEPLGGIRISLSLQDSVLTKQTQTTSEGLFSFIGLPSGLVILSAQGEGFRTATSVVQINEDGSKSPATPTIYLTRVSASTNAVAVRGNIRDAYSAGPLEFVTITLKGYASTITDRYGYFSLGEFNPGQYTLECKKEGFDQLDAIFTINSDGQTTTPSTLNYYMIYTQETGFGSIVGRYVPKSGTEEGLPVAIYSIYDYTPSSGDTEERNWVLNTPKTPIKETRTGTNFPGNGADESGIFKFTHMLPTTENSKYLIVVGEDVDSATATTPIETVKHFMIASDTVDTALVVAPLTADDRKYYFIADVIAGKTSFVTNYEQENF; this is encoded by the coding sequence GTGCGTACGGTCACATCGCGGAGATTGGGGCTGGCGGTCGTTCTGGCGATCGCCGCCGTCGTCATCCTGATGTCGGGGTGCACCGAACGCAGCCCGCTCGTGCCGGTGACCTACATCGATCCGTCGGGGGCCTCGTTCACCCCGGGAAGCCAGAGCGTCGGCTCGACCGCGATCGTGCTCACGACGCCGGCGACGACCGTCGTGAAAAACGAAGACACCGGCTTGTTCGATCTCAGCGGCATGGTCTACGACTCGATCTCCGGGAAGGGAGTGCCGAACGTGAGCGTCACGGCAAGCCCTTCCTTCAACGTCAAAACGATGACCAACGGTCGGTTTTATCTGTCGGGAATCAGTGCAGGACTTCATCAGATCAGTTTTTCTGCCGCCGGATACGAGGATTTCTCCTACGCGTTCACGCTCAGCACGTCGGGTGCAATTCAGCCTCTGCTCGATGTTTTCCTTGCGAAAAAGACCTTTTCCCTGACAGGGAGGGTCGTCAGCAAGGACGTCGCAGCCACTCCCGTCGAAGGAATCGACGTGACGGCCGAGGAGATCGGCGGCGCAAAACTCGGCACCACGATCACAACCAGCACGGGTGAGTTTTTCCTGTCCCGCATCCCCGCCGGGCTGTACAAGATCGGAGTCGGGGCGAAATCCGACGGCAGCTACGAGCAGTGGGCACAGGTTGAAGTGTTCACCAACGGCACGACCCAGCCCGCGAACATCAGCGTTTCCGTCATTCCCCGCAGTTTCTCCCTCCAGGGATACGTCAAACTCGACACCACCAAGGAACCTCTCGGCGGCATCCGCATCTCGTTGTCCCTCCAGGACAGCGTTCTGACGAAGCAAACGCAGACCACGTCCGAAGGCCTTTTCTCTTTCATCGGCCTTCCGTCCGGTCTGGTCATTCTCTCCGCTCAAGGCGAGGGCTTCCGCACCGCGACCTCCGTCGTCCAGATAAACGAAGACGGCTCGAAGTCTCCGGCAACGCCTACGATCTACCTCACGCGGGTTTCCGCCAGCACGAATGCCGTGGCAGTGCGCGGCAACATTCGCGATGCGTATTCAGCCGGACCGCTGGAGTTCGTGACGATCACGCTCAAGGGATATGCAAGCACGATCACCGATCGATACGGGTATTTTTCCCTCGGAGAGTTCAATCCGGGTCAGTACACTCTCGAATGCAAGAAAGAAGGGTTCGATCAACTCGATGCGATCTTCACGATCAACTCGGACGGTCAGACGACCACTCCTTCGACCCTCAATTATTACATGATCTATACACAGGAAACCGGCTTCGGCTCGATCGTCGGACGTTACGTCCCAAAATCCGGCACCGAAGAAGGACTGCCGGTGGCAATCTACTCCATCTACGACTACACGCCTTCGTCCGGCGACACCGAGGAGCGGAACTGGGTGCTCAACACTCCCAAGACGCCGATCAAGGAAACGCGCACCGGAACGAACTTCCCTGGCAACGGTGCCGACGAGAGCGGCATTTTCAAGTTCACGCACATGCTGCCGACGACCGAGAACTCGAAATACCTGATCGTCGTCGGCGAAGACGTCGACTCGGCGACGGCCACGACCCCGATCGAAACGGTCAAGCATTTCATGATCGCCAGCGACACCGTCGATACGGCGCTGGTCGTCGCACCGCTCACGGCCGACGACCGCAAGTATTACTTCATCGCCGACGTCATCGCCGGCAAGACGAGTTTCGTCACGAACTACGAACAGGAGAACTTCTGA
- a CDS encoding type II toxin-antitoxin system RelE/ParE family toxin, with product MILSFSSKETEIIFNRGRSKRIPSEIQRIALRKLLQLHAAVSLDNLKIPPGNRLEELKGPRKGQHSIRINDQWRICFRWNNGNVLDVEIVDYH from the coding sequence ATGATTCTGAGTTTTAGCTCGAAAGAAACGGAAATCATCTTCAACCGGGGCCGCTCGAAACGGATTCCGTCGGAGATTCAGCGTATTGCGCTGAGAAAATTACTTCAGCTTCATGCTGCCGTCAGTCTCGATAACCTGAAGATCCCACCGGGGAATCGTCTCGAGGAATTGAAAGGACCCCGCAAGGGGCAACACAGTATCCGAATCAACGATCAGTGGCGAATCTGTTTCCGCTGGAACAATGGGAATGTCCTCGATGTCGAAATTGTCGATTATCACTGA
- a CDS encoding YhcH/YjgK/YiaL family protein: MIVAALQICTKYSHVFPGLAQAFEWLRTTNLARLEAGRHPIDGERIYASVAEYRTKPVEEGFWEAHRRYVDVQLVVSGTERFGFGHLHEMRFVSHDESRDLSVLEGDGDFFLLRPGLVAVLFPDDAHMPGLWAGSAPETVRKIVVKIALP, translated from the coding sequence ATGATTGTCGCCGCACTGCAAATCTGTACGAAATATTCCCACGTTTTCCCCGGACTCGCCCAGGCTTTCGAATGGCTCCGGACGACGAATCTCGCCAGGCTGGAGGCCGGCCGTCATCCGATCGATGGCGAGCGCATCTACGCCTCCGTCGCCGAGTACCGGACGAAACCGGTGGAAGAGGGTTTCTGGGAGGCGCACCGTCGATATGTCGACGTGCAGCTGGTCGTATCGGGAACGGAACGGTTCGGCTTCGGGCATCTCCATGAGATGCGGTTCGTCTCTCACGACGAATCTCGCGATCTGTCTGTCCTCGAGGGCGACGGTGACTTCTTCCTCCTCAGGCCGGGCCTGGTCGCGGTGCTGTTCCCCGATGACGCGCACATGCCGGGTCTGTGGGCCGGTTCCGCACCGGAAACGGTCCGCAAAATCGTCGTCAAGATCGCCCTGCCATGA
- a CDS encoding pitrilysin family protein: MMLIIRSRVLMCLALVLTLVSTAVLAQAPGENPQGQLPKLAFEKYVLPNGLQVILHLDKKLPVVHVNQWFHVGSKNEKRGRTGFAHLFEHLMFQGSKNATGEYFTWVERAGANLREGGVNGTTGNDRTNYFATVPSGNLEYLLWLESDRMATLLDGLDEAKLNNQRDVVKNERRQSYENAPYGRAGELAATYMYPPDHPYSWPVIGSQEDLSAATLEDVKEFFRTYYTPNNMSLVITGDFDPEEAKRLVKKYFGTIPSGPALARPARWIPELDSERIVEVADRVPQTRIYICWHSPAYFGPQDAALDVAAAVLADGLSSRLNKALVYDRQVCTAVSAYQDSMEIAGNFCVELTLRPDASATEAESIVDAEIARLAKEGPTAEELERVKNKIEFGFVSSLEAIGGFGGKADMLNKYNTYLGSPDKFEADFERYSTLTAEDVRAAVERWINTDKRLKLRFRPEQPGEVEKIELSREQPPALGQDRDFTPPEVKTAKLDNGLEILVVERPELPKVAVGLTVKSGSLYDQPGKPGNAQLMMATIEMGTKSRKALEIEQAMFQLGSSLSSAAGRESAGISFEILKRNLVPALEILADVALNPIFPQEEIDRERKRMLDGMSQEENDPRSLAGRLRSVLAFGADHPYGWPVNGFASSVKALTRDDLVKMHETYWKPGSACLIFVGDVTLDEAKGLAEKAFGAWKGKPAPALALPAPKPAATGTVYLIDKPGAVQTVVLQLMPGIKRADPDYYPLMLADAVWGSGGFGTRLNLNLREDKGYTYGARSALASAKEAGSWFASSSVQGNKTKESVIEFVKELENLAGKKPISETELKDAREMRLRGYAQRFDTMNKVAGRVGELWALGLPFSEFVTELEKTRTLGLADVNAAAAKYAGKNGSVLLLIGDRAKIEAGIRELKLGEIVILDAEGNKKN, from the coding sequence ATGATGCTCATCATCCGTTCACGCGTTCTGATGTGCCTGGCGCTCGTGCTGACGCTCGTCTCGACGGCTGTCCTGGCGCAGGCCCCCGGAGAGAACCCCCAGGGACAGCTTCCGAAGCTGGCTTTCGAGAAATACGTTCTGCCCAACGGGCTGCAGGTGATCCTGCATCTCGACAAAAAACTGCCCGTCGTTCACGTAAACCAGTGGTTCCACGTCGGTTCGAAGAACGAGAAGCGCGGCCGCACCGGCTTCGCGCACCTGTTCGAGCACCTGATGTTCCAGGGTTCGAAAAACGCCACGGGCGAGTATTTCACCTGGGTCGAGCGCGCCGGAGCGAACCTGCGCGAGGGCGGCGTCAACGGCACAACCGGCAACGACCGCACCAACTACTTCGCGACCGTGCCGTCCGGCAACCTCGAGTATCTCCTCTGGCTCGAGTCCGACCGCATGGCCACGCTTCTCGACGGCCTCGACGAGGCGAAACTGAACAACCAGCGCGACGTCGTGAAGAACGAGCGGCGCCAGAGCTACGAGAACGCCCCCTACGGACGGGCCGGCGAATTGGCCGCCACCTACATGTATCCGCCCGACCACCCGTATTCGTGGCCGGTCATCGGCAGCCAGGAAGACCTCTCCGCCGCCACGCTCGAGGACGTGAAGGAGTTCTTCCGGACATATTATACTCCAAACAATATGTCGCTCGTCATCACCGGCGACTTCGATCCGGAAGAGGCGAAGCGGCTCGTGAAGAAGTATTTCGGGACCATTCCCTCCGGCCCGGCGCTGGCGCGGCCGGCCCGCTGGATTCCCGAACTGGACTCGGAGCGGATCGTCGAGGTCGCCGACCGCGTTCCCCAAACCAGAATCTACATCTGCTGGCACTCCCCGGCGTATTTCGGGCCGCAGGATGCCGCGCTCGACGTCGCGGCGGCAGTTCTGGCCGACGGGCTCTCCTCGCGCCTGAACAAGGCTCTCGTGTATGACCGCCAGGTCTGCACCGCTGTCAGCGCCTACCAGGACAGCATGGAGATCGCCGGCAACTTCTGCGTCGAGCTGACGCTCAGGCCGGACGCCTCCGCCACCGAGGCCGAATCCATCGTCGACGCCGAGATCGCGCGCCTGGCGAAGGAAGGCCCGACCGCCGAGGAGCTGGAACGGGTGAAGAACAAGATCGAGTTCGGCTTCGTTTCCTCGCTCGAAGCGATCGGCGGCTTCGGCGGCAAGGCCGACATGCTGAACAAATACAACACGTATCTGGGCTCGCCGGACAAGTTCGAAGCCGACTTCGAGCGGTACAGCACCCTGACGGCCGAGGACGTGCGCGCCGCGGTCGAGCGCTGGATCAACACCGACAAGCGGTTGAAGCTCCGCTTCCGGCCGGAGCAGCCCGGCGAGGTCGAAAAGATCGAACTCTCGCGGGAACAGCCCCCCGCGCTCGGCCAGGACCGCGACTTCACGCCGCCCGAGGTGAAGACGGCGAAGCTCGACAACGGCCTCGAGATTCTCGTCGTCGAGCGGCCCGAGCTTCCCAAGGTCGCCGTCGGCCTGACGGTGAAGTCCGGCAGCCTGTACGACCAGCCCGGCAAGCCCGGCAACGCGCAGCTGATGATGGCCACGATCGAGATGGGCACGAAGAGCCGCAAGGCGCTCGAGATCGAGCAGGCGATGTTCCAGCTCGGCTCATCGCTCAGCTCGGCTGCGGGCCGCGAGTCAGCCGGCATCTCGTTCGAAATTCTCAAGCGCAACCTCGTTCCGGCGCTCGAGATTCTCGCCGACGTCGCCCTGAATCCGATCTTCCCCCAGGAGGAAATCGACCGCGAGCGCAAGCGGATGCTCGACGGCATGTCGCAGGAGGAGAACGATCCCCGCTCGCTCGCCGGCCGGCTGCGGTCGGTCCTCGCGTTCGGCGCCGATCATCCGTACGGCTGGCCGGTGAACGGTTTCGCCTCGAGCGTCAAAGCGCTGACCCGCGACGATCTCGTCAAAATGCACGAAACGTATTGGAAGCCCGGTTCCGCCTGCCTGATCTTCGTCGGCGACGTCACGCTCGACGAGGCGAAAGGCCTCGCGGAAAAGGCCTTCGGCGCCTGGAAAGGCAAGCCGGCTCCCGCGCTCGCGCTTCCCGCCCCGAAGCCAGCCGCGACCGGAACGGTCTATCTGATCGACAAGCCCGGCGCCGTGCAGACGGTCGTGCTGCAGCTGATGCCCGGCATCAAGCGGGCTGATCCCGATTATTATCCGCTGATGCTTGCCGACGCCGTCTGGGGCAGCGGCGGGTTCGGCACCCGTCTGAACCTCAACCTGCGCGAGGACAAGGGCTACACCTACGGCGCCCGCTCGGCCCTCGCGTCGGCGAAGGAGGCGGGAAGCTGGTTCGCCTCTTCGTCCGTCCAGGGCAACAAGACAAAGGAGTCCGTGATCGAGTTCGTGAAAGAACTCGAAAACCTCGCCGGCAAGAAGCCCATCTCGGAAACCGAGCTGAAAGACGCCCGCGAAATGCGCCTCCGAGGCTACGCTCAGCGGTTCGACACGATGAACAAGGTCGCCGGCCGCGTGGGAGAACTGTGGGCCCTCGGCCTGCCGTTCTCGGAATTCGTTACCGAACTCGAGAAAACCCGCACCCTCGGCCTCGCCGACGTGAATGCCGCCGCGGCGAAATACGCCGGCAAAAACGGTTCCGTCCTGCTGCTGATCGGTGATCGCGCGAAGATCGAAGCCGGGATCAGGGAGCTCAAACTCGGCGAGATCGTCATTCTCGACGCCGAAGGCAACAAAAAGAACTGA
- a CDS encoding YccF domain-containing protein, translated as MDSCLFLVLRLIWFVFIGLPVGLVCINVGWVCMITIIGIPLGLWVFNRIPMIMTLQLDPEDRYRLQLEENEVFHGGVTQWPLILRLLWLVVIGWWLSLIWINVAYLCCVTVIGLPVGFWMFNRLPAVIFLTRT; from the coding sequence ATGGATTCGTGTCTGTTTCTGGTCTTGCGGCTCATCTGGTTCGTCTTCATCGGGCTGCCGGTCGGGCTCGTCTGCATCAACGTCGGGTGGGTCTGCATGATCACGATCATCGGCATCCCGCTCGGACTGTGGGTGTTCAACCGCATTCCCATGATCATGACGCTGCAGCTCGACCCGGAAGACCGGTACCGACTTCAGCTCGAGGAAAACGAGGTGTTTCACGGCGGGGTGACGCAGTGGCCGCTGATTCTGCGGCTCCTGTGGCTGGTGGTGATCGGCTGGTGGCTTTCCCTGATCTGGATCAACGTGGCCTACCTGTGCTGCGTCACGGTCATCGGCCTGCCCGTCGGCTTCTGGATGTTCAACCGGCTCCCCGCGGTGATTTTCCTCACCCGCACCTGA